Proteins encoded within one genomic window of Gallus gallus isolate bGalGal1 chromosome 1, bGalGal1.mat.broiler.GRCg7b, whole genome shotgun sequence:
- the DUSP27 gene encoding serine/threonine/tyrosine-interacting-like protein 2, with protein sequence MASGGDSDSEQVVPDEEKDGPDVKAVQAHYLRSPSPSRYSMISDTDTESIFMEPIHLSSAVAAKQIINEELKTKHIKVDAVCPKMLESAQQLMVEDLYNRVKEKIDDTSLFNTPCVMDLQRALVKDRLETPRDAVDEVWPNVFIAEKSVAVNKSRLKRLGITHVLNAAHGTGVYTGPDFYNGLNIQYMGIEVDDFPDMDISKHFHPAAEFLDEALLTYRGKILVSSEMGISRSAVLVAAYLMIYHHMTILEALMTLRKKRAIYPNDGFLKQLRELNEQLLEEREVEPTGDEDVTPSQSPVTHPGTSSRLSEAEDSESVIGPKAHSITVEEEDNSSMLSSFMSSSSVGKASRVSKRSTLISEEEEEQLYEEWRKKQGLPAKESATDHGKRLLAQEGEQYEEDVEQRIHDWQRRNEKYQREGPPREEDGNSSMGGRPYRSGEFSDDESVSSFEIRTLKRQLEASSFSRMRRSRTDSVSSESTWDMWNQRLMEIEKEAVQRYRSKNKNGGERQSPDTRGKERDVDEESVLSDCSSFYNFCQKNKDKLTPLERWKIKRIQFGFHKKDLESSSSSAPSPAEDGSQTGEEGTEGKNLSDVNLSAYQAWKMKRQKKVGSESKEEFVEFAKSEDSASAKKKQRRVELLERSKKILEESQSMCSWETDSTMSGSIPLSAFWASAPSANGAEDAASTLSMKTNHSSLSQTRSSTGATQPNIPLPNLPVGPGDTISMASIQNWIANVVSETIAQKQNEIMMLSRPSSAMASSVMSGDLGRRVDDDKISLLSSQCGSSFSASHLCQQDMHRAESLSVLSCNTSVSARSEGTSSNMKTMQTSKPLYSLFADDVDLKKLSRKEKEIQMEMREKMSDYQIEKVISDNKRSTLFKKKVTKGEENEIEDGVESVTNNYRHPLQADLDRNDTIFTLSSLSANTGALKSEVETDVTKWLSGLKAEKPSSYHDQSENFREKYSRSSKVREMDSETSSYRVSRSQREELDSSSYESKGDSLRTMSRFSSASAKEDKKMYKFTRSRVSETSSGEKSPELHFFSQTPEPSFDSESPGSSTQSRVRSHHVEACEEEAMSDMSEFGAKRKFTQSFSKSEENGKKEAKVEQSEERFASRQFSQYKRSVRKEEEEELDDDAIIAAWRSRLEETTAKLRRRKEE encoded by the exons ATGGCCAGCGGCGGGGATTCAGACAGCGAGCAAGTGGTGCCTGATGAAGAGAAGGATGGCCCAGACGTGAAAGCGGTGCAGGCCCACTACCTGCGCAGCCCTTCGCCCAGCCg GTATTCAATGATATCGGACACTGATACAGAGAGCATATTCATGGAGCCTATCCATCTGTCATCTGCTGTGGCTGCCAAACAAATAATCAATGAAG AACTGAAGACAAAGCACATCAAGGTAGATGCAGTGTGTCCCAAGATGTTAGAGTCTGCACAGCAGTTGATGGTGGAAGATCTATACAACCGAGTTAAAGAAAAGATTGATGACACCAGCTTGTTTAACACTCCGTGTGTCATGGACTTGCAGAGGGCACTTGTAAAGGACAGGCTGGAGACTCCTAGAGATGCTGTGGATGAAGTCTGGCCTAATGTCTTCATAGCAGAAAA gagTGTTGCAGTGAACAAAAGCCGTTTGAAGAGACTGGGCATTACACATGTCTTGAACGCAGCTCATGGTACAGGTGTATACACAGGACCAGATTTCTACAATGGTCTAAATATCCAATACATGGGCATTGAAGTGGATGATTTTCCAGATATGGATATCTCCAAACACTTCCATCCAGCTGCAGAGTTCCTGGATGAAGCACTGCTGACTTACAGGG GAAAAATCCTTGTCAGCAGTGAAATGGGAATCAGTCGCTCAGCTGTGCTAGTGGCTGCTTACCTGATGATCTATCACCATATGACCATTCTGGAGGCTCTGATGACTCTGAGAAAGAAGCGTGCCATTTACCCCAATGATGGCTTCCTCAAGCAGCTAAGGGAGCTTAACGAGCAATTATTGGAGGAACGAGAGGTGGAGCCTACTGGAGATGAAGATGTCACTCCTAGTCAAAGTCCTGTCACCCACCCAGGGACATCTTCCCGGCTATCTGAAGCTGAGGACTCCGAAAGTGTCATAGGACCCAAAGCACACTCCATCACAGTAGAAGAAGAAGACAACAGCAGCATGCTAAGTAGTTTTATGAGCTCTTCATCAGTGGGAAAAGCTAGCAGGGTTTCCAAACGCTCCACCCTCATcagtgaggaggaagaagaacagTTATATGAGGAATGGAGGAAGAAACAAGGCCTGCCTGCAAAGGAATCAGCAACTGACCATGGAAAAAGGCTTCTGGCTCAGGAAGGGGAGCAGTATGAGGAGGATGTGGAACAGAGGATCCATGACTGGCAGCgcagaaatgagaaataccAAAGGGAGGGTCCACCCAGAGAGGAGGATGGAAATTCTAGCATGGGAGGAAGACCTTATCGATCAGGTGAATTTAGTGATGATGAGAGTGTGAGCAGTTTTGAGATCCGAACCCTAAAGCGACAGTTGGAAGCCAGCAGCTTTAGCAGGATGAGGAGGAGCCGCACAGACTCTGTATCTTCAGAGAGCACCTGGGACATGTGGAACCAGAGGCTAATGGAGATTGAGAAGGAAGCTGTTCAGAGGTATCGTTCTAAGAATAAGAATGGTGGGGAGAGACAATCCCCAGACAcgagaggaaaggagagggatgTGGATGAGGAAAGTGTGTTGTCAGACTGTAGCTCCTTCTATAATTTCTgccaaaagaacaaagacaaattGACTCCTCTAGAAAGGTGGAAGATCAAGAGGATCCAGTTTGGCTTTCACAAGAAGGATTTAgaatcatcatcatcttctgcACCATCTCCAGCAGAAGATGGCAGCCAGACTGGTGAAGAGGGGACTGAAGGGAAGAATTTGTCAGATGTTAATCTGAGTGCTTACCAGGCTTGGAAGATGAAGCGGCAGAAGAAGGTGGGCTCTGAAAGCAAGGAGGAATTTGTGGAGTTTGCCAAAAGTGAAGATTCTGCTTCAGCTAAAAAGAAGCAGAGGCGTGTAGAGCTCCTTGAACGTTCAAAGAAAATTTTAGAAGAAAGCCAGTCCATGTGCAGCTGGGAGACAGATAGTACAATGAGTGGGAGTATCCCGTTGTCTGCTTTCTGGGCCTCAGCGCCTTCTGCAAATGGTGCTGAGGATGCAGCTTCTACACTGAGCATGAAGACAAATCATTCATCTTTATCACAGaccaggagcagcactggggcaaCGCAGCCAAATATTCCCCTTCCCAATCTCCCAGTTGGCCCAGGTGACACGATATCTATGGCAAGCATTCAGAACTGGATTGCTAACGTGGTCAGTGAAACCATTGCtcaaaagcaaaatgagatCATGATGCTGTCACGTCCATCGTCTGCAATGGCCTCCAGCGTAATGTCAGGAGACCTTGGCAGGCGTGTAGATGACGATAAGATTTCCCTTCTCAGTTCTCAGTGTGGCTCATCCTTTTCTGCCTCTCATCTCTGTCAGCAGGACATGCACAGGGCTGAGTCTCTGTCTGTCCTGTCTTGCAATACCTCTGTGAGTGCGAGGTCAGAAGGGACTAGTTCAAACATGAAGACTatgcaaacaagcaaaccacTGTATAGCCTCTTTGCCGATGATGTTGATCTAAAGAAActcagcaggaaggagaaggagatacaaatggaaatgagagagaaaatgtcaGATTACCAAATTGAAAAGGTGATAAGCGACAATAAACGCAGCACTCTATTTAAGAAAAAGGTGAccaaaggagaggaaaatgaaatagaagatgGTGTGGAGAGTGTAACAAACAACTACAGGCACCCATTGCAAGCAGATCTAGACAGAAATGATACAATCTTTACTCTGTCCAGTCTATCTGCAAACACAGGTGCACTGAAGTCGGAAGTAGAGACTGACGTTACCAAGTGGCTCAGTGgcctgaaagcagaaaaaccaTCATCATACCATGATCAGAGTGAGAATTTCAGAGAGAAATACAGCAGATCATCCAAAGTAAGAGAGATGGATTCTGAAACATCCAGTTACAGAGTCTCCAGATCCCAAAGAGAAGAGCTTGACAGTTCTTCCTATGAGTCAAAAGGAGATTCACTGAGAACCATGTCAAGATTTTCCTCTGCTTCGGCAAAAGAGGACAAAAAGATGTATAAGTTCACAAGATCGAGGGTCAGTGAGACAAGTTCTGGTGAAAAAAGCCcagaactgcattttttcaGCCAAACACCAGAACCATCCTTTGACTCTGAATCCCCTGGGTCATCTACACAGAGTCGAGTCAGATCTCATCACGTGGAGGCATGTGAAGAGGAGGCCATGTCAGACATGTCAGAATTTGGAGCTAAGAGAAAGTTCACCCAGAGCTTTTCAAAGTCTgaagagaatggaaagaaagaggCAAAAGTGGAACAAAGTGAAGAGAGATTTGCATCTAGACAGTTCTCTCAGTACAAGCGAAGTGTGCgtaaagaggaggaagaagaattGGATGATGATGCTATTATTGCTGCATGGAGAAGCCGACTAGAAGAAACTACTGCAAAGCTTCGTCGGAGAAAGGAAGAGTGA
- the GPA33 gene encoding cell surface A33 antigen, which yields MKGLQLFICSAVLVTAYALTVETPIKKVEVARGNNATLRCNFNTNTFTNIGDFVVWKKITSADDAVTRYFDGLVQYGKSYENRIQFIGDVNSGDVSITIREVTMEDNGTYVCSVRLRDDPPRQSALTSLFVLIAPSKPECKIVGTAEYGQTINLTCFSHEGSPKPTYTWQSFSVQNEPRVLQTTKGEQITLKNISADTSGFYICTSTNSVGTEFCNMTVSVVPPSMNIALYAGIAGGVLAAVIVIGILAYCCCCRESKDYEETAREDEGEHTQNIPMDTQRAKDAPEDE from the exons ATGAAAGGACTTCAGCTGTTCATTTGCAGTGCAG TTCTGGTGACTGCTTATGCCCTCACTGTGGAAACACCTATCAAGAAAGTAGAGGTGGCACGAGGGAACAATGCTACTCTCCGTTGTAATTTTAATACTAATACTTTCACCAACATAGGAGATTTTGTTGTCTGGAAGAAAATCACTAGCGCG GATGATGCTGTCACTAGGTATTTCGATGGACTTGTACAGTATGGCAAGAGCTATGAGAACCGAATACAGTTTATTGGTGATGTCAACAGCGGAGACGTCAGCATCACCATCAGAGAAGTAACCATGGAAGACAACGGGACATACGTATGCAGCGTTCGTCTACGGGATGACCCCCCCCGGCAGTCCGCACTCACGAGTCTTTTCGTCCTCA ttgCACCATCCAAGCCAGAATGCAAGATTGTGGGCACAGCAGAATATGGACAGACTATCAATCTAACCTGCTTTTCTCACGAGGGCTCCCCAAAACCCACATACACCTGGCAAAGCTTCAGTGTACAAAATGAGCCCCGTGTACTACAAACAACAAAAG GTGAGCAAATAACTCTGAAGAACATCTCGGCAGACACCTCCGGCTTTTACATCTGCACTTCAACAAACAGTGTGGGAACGGAATTTTGCAACATGACAGTCAGCGTTGTCCCAC CATCCATGAACATTGCCCTTTACGCAGGCATTGCTGGAGGAGTTCTTGCTGCAGTTATAGTTATTGGTATTCTAgcctactgctgctgctgtcgaGAGTCCAAGGACTATGAGGAGAC GGCAAGAGAAGATGAAGGTGAACACACGCAGAACATACCTATGGACACTCAGAGAGCAAAAGATGCTCCTGAAGATGAATGA